The genomic segment CGATGACCATCAACAGCGAGAACTTGCCTGCAATTATTGCTGGAATCATCAACAACAGAGGCACAACAAGAATAGCTACATGAAAATAGTACTTGGCTTTTAGCAGCGACAGGATATTTTCTTTGTTGGTCATCAGCAGGTCGATATAATTGCCTTCTGGTGCCATAATCTTAATTAAGGTGGACATGCCATAGAGTCCAAAGAAATAGAAACACCAGAAATTAAGCATCATATGACCATCGTAAATTGATGTATAGGAAATGAGCAACGTAAGAATGACTATCAAAGTCAGACTCATGATGACTCGCTGGCGGATGGCCTTGTTGCGGAAGATGGACTTGAGCTCTAGCTTCAGGTATTCACCCGTCTGACCAAATCGCTCGAGGAACGTGTACTGTGAAATATGCTTCATGTCGGCCTCTTTTTTCTCAAGTTTCATAATCTCCTCGCGCACATAGCGGAACTGCATCCAGCGATTCAGATAGAATAATCCGGCCAGCAGAACAACGCTGAAAACAAAGAAGAACCATGTGGATGTAAAGTCGAGGATCATATCCATCTGAGCATCAAACCAATCTTCGTTGATAGGCAAACTTATCCATGGTGCTCCATAAACAACAATGGGCAGTATCCACCACAACACAGAACGCTGAGCAAGCGTGCGAACCATCAAATAGAACTGACTATTGGCCAGCGTCATGATTAATCCACAAAGAATAACCAAAAGCACAGTAAGGAAAGAAGCTCCGCCAAAGCCCAAAATGACAGCGTAGGGCAAATAGAGGGCCAACCAAATCCAATTGAATCCTGCCAGGAGTGTATTCAGCAGGAAGGTCTCAACTACGGAATAGAAAGGCAGTGGTTGCAGCAAGTACGGCTTCACCATTACCGCTGGTGTTTGCTGAAAGACAAGACGCTCGCCGAAGTCTATGGCCAGCCACAATGGCAGCAAAGCTAGTACCAAAGTGTATGTTCGAGACTCCGTGGCCCCCAAAGCCATAAAGGAGCCTATGAAAATAAAATAGATAATAAACATGCCTGCGCCAAACAACGTCATGATTTTAGCCACAATGCTTTGTTCGAAAGCAGGACTACGACGCAGAGCCAAATTGCCCTGTTTGCGCAAAATAAGGAGGAGTTTCCAGCGATTCATAGTTGAAAATCTATTGGTAATTATCTTAGGTCAATAACCTCGGCTGTGGGGAAATCTTTTGAATTGAATTTGAAAGCAGCATCGCTCAGCTTGGCTGTCTTCATATTCTTGATCGTAAAGGTGGTCCACTTTTGTTTCTGAAGCAACTTAACCTCAGTGGGATGATATGTCTTTTTATCAACGGTGATAAACATCTCTTTTACCCGTTTCGACGAATCGGTTGAAGTGAGATGAACCTGATAGGCACCTGCAGACTGAGTCATCGTATAGCGGAATCCTTTCTTATACATATTAATAAAATTATAAGGATTCATCACCTGTAGTTGAGCTTCAGAGGGAGTGGTCACATTCACTTCATCATTATTTGACATATAGGTCCAAAGTGTCTTGCCGTCGAACCACAAAGTAGCCATTGACGTGTTAGCTGTAAACATTCGGCCCTTCACAGAAATCTTTCCAGATGAATTACCATACTGAGCGCTATTCATAATGAAATCAGCCTGTACGCCGGTTTTTGCGTTGATAGAAGCCGCACACTTGTCAAGAACGGTTTTAGCATCCTGTGCATAAGAAGCTGTAAAGCATGCTGTCAACAGCGTGAGAACTAAAAACAATCTTTTCATATACCTTATTTGAATTTATTTTCTATTATATAATGAACTCTTTC from the Prevotella sp. E15-22 genome contains:
- a CDS encoding DUF5687 family protein, giving the protein MNRWKLLLILRKQGNLALRRSPAFEQSIVAKIMTLFGAGMFIIYFIFIGSFMALGATESRTYTLVLALLPLWLAIDFGERLVFQQTPAVMVKPYLLQPLPFYSVVETFLLNTLLAGFNWIWLALYLPYAVILGFGGASFLTVLLVILCGLIMTLANSQFYLMVRTLAQRSVLWWILPIVVYGAPWISLPINEDWFDAQMDMILDFTSTWFFFVFSVVLLAGLFYLNRWMQFRYVREEIMKLEKKEADMKHISQYTFLERFGQTGEYLKLELKSIFRNKAIRQRVIMSLTLIVILTLLISYTSIYDGHMMLNFWCFYFFGLYGMSTLIKIMAPEGNYIDLLMTNKENILSLLKAKYYFHVAILVVPLLLMIPAIIAGKFSLLMVIAYFLLSSGMLYFTLFQMAVYNKQTIPLNEKITGKNNVENGIQFIIQMVAMFLPLVLVSVFILLFDETTAYVALAIIGLLFTLTHPIWLRNIYKRMMSRKYENLEGFHASR
- a CDS encoding LolA-like putative outer membrane lipoprotein chaperone, with the protein product MKRLFLVLTLLTACFTASYAQDAKTVLDKCAASINAKTGVQADFIMNSAQYGNSSGKISVKGRMFTANTSMATLWFDGKTLWTYMSNNDEVNVTTPSEAQLQVMNPYNFINMYKKGFRYTMTQSAGAYQVHLTSTDSSKRVKEMFITVDKKTYHPTEVKLLQKQKWTTFTIKNMKTAKLSDAAFKFNSKDFPTAEVIDLR